From one Equus asinus isolate D_3611 breed Donkey chromosome 5, EquAss-T2T_v2, whole genome shotgun sequence genomic stretch:
- the SZT2 gene encoding KICSTOR complex protein SZT2 isoform X2, whose protein sequence is MVEEAGQVFLLMKKDYRISRNVRLAWFLNHLHQTVQATPQEMLLQSEQELEVLSVLPPGWQPDEPVVPRPFLLVPSTRVTFLAWQYRFVIELDLSPSTGIVDDSTGEILFDEVFHALSRCLGGLLRPFRVPGSCIDFQPEIYVTIQAYSSIIGLQSHQVLVQGCLLDPSQRDMFLQQVYEQLCLFEDKVATMLQQQYDPQSKVDDQSPDTGEPPGRKVGVSMVTADLGLVSMIRQGILALQLLPSNSSAGIIVITDGVTSVPDVAVCETLLNQLRSGTVACSFVQVGGVYSYDCSFGHVPNVELMKFIAMATFGSYLSTCPEPEPGNLGLTVYHRAFLLYSFLRSGEALNPEYYCGSQHRLFNEHLVSASSNPALALRRKKHTEKEVPADLVSTVSVRLREGYSVREVTLAKGGSQLEVKLVLLWKHNMRIEYVAVAPWPLELEGPRGTRVEVTMEGGYDILHDVSCALRQPIRSLYRTHVIRRFWNTLQSINQTDQMLAHLQSFSSVPEHFTLPDSTKSGVPLFYIPPGSTTPVLSLQHGGSDSSHAQFAAYWKPVLSMDANSWQRWLHMHRLVLILEHDTPIPKHLHTPGSNGRYSTVQCRISHSSLTSLLRDWSSFVLVEGYSYVKLLSSAPDQPPSSFYMVRIISKAPCMVLRLGFPIGTPAQARHKIVSGLREEILRLRFPHRVQSKEPTPKVKRKGLGGIGGGNSPSKSPPMLGPQQALSDRPCLVVLHKPLDKLLIRYEKLPLDYRAPFLLTLEPPGPLPLVSGRSASSSLASLSRYLYHQRWLWSVPSGLAPALPLSAIAQLLSILTEVRLSEGFHFACSGEGIINMVLELPIQNEPPGQAAVEERHTCVVQYILFPPHSTSTKDSFSTDDDNDVEVEALEGDSELNLVTEVWVEPQYGRVGPGPESWKHLQDLTYSEIPQALHPRDAACIGSMLSFEYLIQLCQSKEWSPLPPELRVSDGLDQGGDTCVHEIPFCFDLMGLLPQCQQLQMFFLLLSREPEGVPLAEGPCPTNDMVLCLLHSCLGQELSDREIPLTTTDQAAFLSEVLRRTCHGPDAERPPARGPGILKAQAVSSTQAPGDSALPNQSVGPPEPLKPVISAQPPQWRCYARLVTPQHVFLTFLPATFSDVQHLSAYGLEGPSQEETKPKFGEWSGASSLKDLGGTGVKATKSQVPILSVTPAGDSAQNPGELSPPFRQDFQAYSGRQAPQTESTDAPRTRCPVYIYSCALEALREQMLGMQPPQAPRDLFFRTQFLDQPSPSSAWMEPRHKEAANHCALLQEHAQRCYVRGLFRSLQQAQSVTSQDLLIAVDACEELLQEVDITPFLLALCGHTRGLPHAPPSPGPLSPGPFSSSIEEGPEPRERTVLASESSIETEDLSEPEFQSTRVPGNPDPGLEISLTDVCQLRGEAHDALHSLIQEKFLEISGLHFRTVPSNPHYFFYCPPSSRREDEGPRDTVDRKVSDLEFSEAELMGEEGDTSACCVVTESDPELEVEYRESREPDLGPAGLDSASLSDADTVNPDEDSFSILGGDSPTGPESLVHDLPPLFLHLTCSVRLRGQHSSVPVCSLPTCLGQVLSILEGPPIGGRVPLRDLSVTLDVFVLTLPLEVELPPTSDPQHHRSTSESSASFPRSPGQPSSLRSDDGLGPPLPPPGEDRHPGLSNLAAPHRLAVETTVSEIRWLLEDEMVGALRRGGIPQSPALHRAAAHIHSSPGRSTCLRQTLPLSFVFGPERSLTQFKEEFRRLHLPGHLLLEDPDSGFFFVAAGQQPGGSHGESPSAAWAWHSHEDKAEGIEGEALTTSPQAPGSPEDSEGLPSLPPGGSQPGPSRGLSLMSSQGSVDSDHLGYDGGSSGSDSEGPNDTVGEKAPFTLRTPPGPAPPQPSLSGLPGSCLPDFWLIVRVLQDRVEVYAHAQSLMREDGGPGTECRHLQQLLVRRVGEICREVNQRLLLQDLHDSHVCNSLLVAESEEDLWRSETPFHSRQRLLLPSDDYAADESCAPRGYLAATMQFVPGHFSCDVVWGTVIRVHSRLKMGPSMGVSRAIQALRSVLNAFSVVNRKNMFVYQERATKAVYYLRLLETSCSERPWEGDAQPPSLALSRSQEPIYSEEPLGPRSPLDMASSRGSDAARPVGQVDRHIQLLVHGVGQAGPEITDELVRVLRRRLDEATLDVITVMLVRNCKLTPADVEFIQPPGSLPSEVLHLALPASCRPWLPALAWYLRQNLLIFLHSPKYTDSNSQNHFQHPLPPHSGLPDLDIYLYNKPGGQGTGGKGVACITLAFVDEGGAPISLASWPPPSPGPPDLLQEEEFEQLTQVTRCPVVLDSSSAQNGAPRLRLDVWEKGNISIVQLEEKLRGAARQALADAIMELQLLPASLCTEDTSPGSLRSGSLETKSPAGRASTFPPGPGPGEPVTPPSKAGRRSFWDMLSKTECGDLGSPKTTDDIVLDRPEDTRGRRRHKTESVRTPGGTERAPGTDPGAQRQRRRTTQLEEGEVGTLQPVFARVTQRWMEFMAQIGCASVSRISTHMVSRFLLPSILSEFTTLVTSMAGDTSVRVFEQHLGSEPENFSPCSLGQLGPSPRPAVERHLLLLGRNFLQWRRPTQQAAKAVQRFEPGGDGSSGRNAPRQRFLLLEVLDKKLQLLTYNWAPDLGAALGRALVRLVQWQNARAHLIFCLLSQKLGLFHHYGQLDFPVRDEKEPNPFLLPTMEAETLIRSASPPLSREQGRLSGSSRGGGPHPLDTFPFDEALRDITAARPSSSLGPVPRPPDPVTYHGQQFLEIKMTERRELERQMKMENLFVTWQQRSTPASMPISAGELETLKQSSRLVHYCATALLFDPAAWLHGPPETSGPPEGQRRHRPESGSGSREAPASCESSDVPPPSAREEPWLKELSLAFLQQYVQYLQSMGFVLVPLRPPSPARSTSRLRAMAILGTDGRGSFSCPKTKTDGSPKSTGSPVTTYHLQRALPGGIILMELAFQGCYFCVKQFALECSRIPMGQAVNSQLSMLFTEECDRVRDLMHVHSFSYDFHLRLVHQHVLGAHLVLRHGYHLTTFLRHFLAHHPDGPHFGRNHIYQGTLELPTPLIAAHQLYNYVADHASSYHMKPLRMARPGGPEHNEYALVSAWHSSGSYLDSEGLRHQDDFDVSLLVCHCAAPFEEQGEAERHVLRLQFFVVLTSQRELFPRLTADLRRFRKPPRLPPEPETPGSSAGSHGEASGVVLAPGPAPQFPPLAAEVGVARARLAQLVRLAGGHCRRDTLWKRLFLLEPPGPDRLRLGGRLALAELEELLEAVHAKSIGDIDPQLDCFLSMTVSWYQSLIKVLLSRFPQSCRHFQSPDLGTQYLVVLNQKFTDCFVLVFLDSHLGKTSLTVVFREPFPVQPQDSESPPAQLVSTYHHLESVINTACFTLWTRLL, encoded by the exons GTGGGTGGAGTTTACTCTTATGACTGCAGTTTTGGCCACGTGCCCAATGTGGAATTGATGAAGTTCATCGCAATGGCAACATTTGGCTCCTACCTGTCCACTTGTCCTGAGCCCGAGCCAGGCAACCTGGGTCTGACTGTCTACCACCGGGCATTCCTCCTCTACTCCTTCCTGCGCAGTGGGGAAGCCCTGAACCCTGAATATTATTGCG GCTCCCAGCACCGCCTGTTTAATGAGCACCTGGTCTCCGCCAGCAGCAACCCTGCCTTGGCCCTGCGCCGGAAGAAGCACACTGAGAAGGAGGTGCCAGCTGACTTGGTCAGCACCGTGTCTGTACGGCTTCGAGAGGGCTATAGTGTCCGAGAAGTCACACTGGCCAAAG GAGGGTCCCAGCTGGAAGTAAAGCTGGTGCTGCTGTGGAAACACAACATGCGCATCGAGTACGTGGCTGTGGCGCCCTGGCCCCTGGAGCTCGAGGGCCCTCGAGGAACACGGGTGGAAGTGACAATGGAAGGTGGCTATGACATTCTGCATGATGTGTCCTGTGCACTAAGGCAACCCATTCGCTCGCTGTATCGCACCCACGTTATCCGGCGGTTCTGGAACACGCTGCAGAG CATTAACCAGACGGACCAGATGCTAGCCCACCTTCAGTCCTTCTCTTCAGTCCCAGAACATTTCACGCTTCCTGATAGCACCAAGAGTGGAGTGCCCCTCTTCTACATCCCTCCCGGCTCCACCACCCCG GTGCTCTCCCTTCAACACGGTGGGTCCGACTCATCTCACGCCCAGTTTGCTGCCTACTGGAAGCCAGTGCTGTCCATGGATGCTAATTCATGGCAGCGTTGGCTGCACATGCATCGCCTAGTGCTAATCTTGGAGCATGACAC ACCAATCCCCAAGCACTTGCACACCCCAGGCAGCAATGGGCGCTACAGCACTGTCCAGTGCAGGATCTCGCACTCCTCGCTGACTTCTCTGCTTCGCGACTGGAGCAGCTTCGTGCTAGTCGAGGGCTATTCCTACGTGAAGCTGCTCTCCAG TGCCCCAGACCAGCCCCCCTCCTCGTTCTACATGGTCCGCATCATTTCCAAGGCGCCATGCATGGTTCTTCGCCTGGGTTTTCCCATCGGCACACCAGCACAGGCCCGGCACAAG ATTGTGTCGGGCCTACGGGAAGAGATCCTGCGACTGCGTTTCCCCCACCGGGTGCAAAGCAAGGAGCCAACACCCAAGGTGAAACGAAAAGGGCTGGGGGGCATTGGTGGGGGTAACTCTCCCTCCAAGTCCCCGCCTATGCTGGGGCCACAGCAAGCCCTATCTGACCGGCCCTGCCTTGTGGTCCTGCATAAGCCACTGGACAAGCTACTCATCAG GTATGAGAAGTTACCTCTAGACTACCGGGCACCCTTCTTGCTGACACTGGAGCCACCAGGGCCACTGCCCTTGGTGTCAGGCCGCTCAGCCTCTTCTAGCCTAGCGTCGCTGTCCCGCTACCTCTACCATCAACGCTGGCTCTGGAGTGTCCCATCAGGACTGGCCCCTGCCCTGCCGCTCAGTGCCATTGCCCAGCTCCTCTCCATTCTCACTGA AGTCCGACTCTCTGAAGGGTTCCACTTCGCCTGCAGTGGAGAAGGAATCATCAACATGGTCCTGGAGCTTCCAATTCAG AACGAGCCCCCAGGGCAGGCTGCAGTTGAAGAGAGGCACACATGCGTTGTCCAGTACATCCTCTTCCCCCCACACTCTACCTCCACCAAAGACAG CTTCTCAACAGATGATGACAACGATGTGGAAGTGGAGGCCCTGGAAGGAGACTCAGAGCTCAATCTGGTCACTGAGGTGTGGGTGGAGCCGCAGTACGGGCGAGTGGGACCTggccctgagagctggaagcacctgcaggactTGACATACTCTGAGATCCCTCAAGCT CTCCACCCTCGGGACGCTGCCTGCATAGGCTCCATGCTGAGCTTTGAATACCTGATACAGCTGTGCCAGAGCAAGGAATGGagtcccctgcccccagagctgAGAGTCTCTGATG GATTGGACCAGGGAGGAGACACCTGTGTCCATGAGATCCCCTTCTGTTTTGACCTAATGGGACTGTTGCCTCAGTGCCAGCAGCTCCAGatgttcttccttctgctttccagAG AGCCAGAGGGCGTCCCTCTCGCCGAGGGGCCCTGTCCCACCAACGACATGGTGCTGTGCCTGCTGCACAGCTGCCTGGGGCAGGAGCTGAGTGACCGGGAAATCCCGCTGACTACCACTGACCAGGCTGCCTTCTTGAGTGAGGTGCTGCGGCGGACCTGCCACGGTCCAG ATGCAGAGAGGCCACCAGCGAGGGGCCCCGGGATCCTGAAGGCTCAAGCAGTAAGCAGCACCCAGGCCCCTGGAGACTCAGCTCTTCCTAACCAG AGTGTAGGCCCTCCTGAACCCCTCAAGCCTGTCATCTCTGCCCAGCCCCCTCAGTGGCGCTGCTATGCAAGGCTTGTGACACCCCAGCATGTGTTTCTGACTTTCCTCCCAGCTACCTTCTCAG atGTCCAGCATCTGTCTGCCTATGGCCTAGAGGGACCCTCTCAAGAGGAGACAAAGCCTAAGTTTGGGGAATGGAGTGGGGCCTCCAGCCTCAAAGATCTGGGAGGAACTGGAGTCAAGGCCACAAAGTCCCAGGTCCCCATCCTCAGTGTCACCCCAGCTGGCG ATAGTGCCCAGAATCCAGGAGAGCTGAGCCCACCCTTCCGTCAGGACTTCCAGGCTTACAGTGGGCGTCAGGCTCCACAGACGGAGAGTACAGATGCACCCCGAACCCGGTGTCCTGTCTACATCTACAGCTGTGCCCTGGAAGCGCTGAGGGAGCAAATGCTTGGCATGCAGCCCCCTCAGGCACCCCGAGACCTCTTCTTCCG GACTCAGTTCCTTGACCAACCATCCCCATCCTCAGCCTGGATGGAGCCCAGGCACAAGGAGGCAGCCAACCATTGTGCCTTGCTGCAGGAGCATGCCCAGCGATGCTACGTCCGTG GGCTGTTCCGGAGCTTGCAGCAAGCACAGAGTGTGACCTCCCAGGACTTGCTGATAGCAGTAGATGCCTGTGAGGAGCTGCTGCAAGAAGTAGACATCACCCCTTTTCTGCTTGCACTGTGTGGCCACACTCGGGGTTTGCCTCATGCACCCCCAAGCCCTGGTCCTCTCAGCCCTGGGCCCTTCAGCAGCAGCATCGAGGAGGGCCCTGAGCCTCGGGAACGAACTGTCCTGGCTTCTGAGTCCAG CATAGAGACCGAGGACCTAAGCGAGCCTGAGTTTCAGAGCACCCGTGTCCCTGGCAATCCAGACCCTGGCCTGGAGATCTCTCTAACAGATGTCTGCCAGCTGAGAGGAGAAGCACATGATGCCCTTCACAGCCTCATCCAG GAGAAGTTCTTGGAGATCAGTGGTCTCCACTTCCGCACGGTGCCCTCCAATCCCCACTACTTCTTCTATTGCCCTCCATCCAGCAGGCGAGAG GATGAGGGCCCCCGGGACACAGTAGACAGAAAAGTCAGTGACTTGGAGTTTTCAGAGGCTGAGCTCATGGGAGAAGAAG GAGACACATCAGCCTGCTGTGTGGTCACTGAGAGTGACCCAGAACTGGAGGTGGAATACCGCGAGAGCCGTGAACCAGACCTGGGGCCTGCTGGGCTAGACTCCGCCTCACTGTCAGATGCAGACACTGTAAACCCTGATGAAGACTCCTTTAGTATCCTGGGGGGTGACTCACCCACTGGACCTGAGAGCCTCGTGCATGACCTGCCACCACTCTTCCTACACCTCACGTGCTCCGTGCGGCTGCGTGGACAGCACAGCTCAGTACCTGTATGCAGCCTGCCCACCTGCCTGG gccaaGTGCTTTCCATTCTGGAGGGCCCCCCCATTGGAGGCCGAGTGCCCCTGAGGGACCTCAGTGTCACTCTGGACGTCTTCGTGCTGACCTTGCCCCTGGAAGTAGAGCTCCCTCCGACCTCGGACCCTCAGCACCACCG GTCAACTTCTGAGAGCAGTGCTTCATTCCCACGATCCCCAGGGCAACCATCTTCTTTAAGATCAGATGATGGCCTGGGGCCTCCACTGCCACCCCCAGGAGAAGACAG GCACCCAGGACTGTCCAATTTGGCCGCACCCCACAGACTGGCTGTTGAGACCACTGTGAGTGAG ATCCGCTGGTTGCTGGAGGATGAGATGGTGGGGGCACTCCGAAGAGGGGGCATCCCCCAGAGCCCTGCCCTGCACCGTGCAGCTGCCCACATCCATAGCTCTCCTGGACGCTCCACCTGCCTTCGCCAAACTCTGCCACTGAGTTTTGTGTTTGGACCAGAGCGTTCCCTCACGCAGTTCAAGGAG GAGTTCCGCCGCCTCCACCTCCCTGGCCATCTTCTTCTTGAGGACCCTGACAGTGGCTTCTTCTTTGTGGCAGCTGGCCAACAGCCAGGTGGGTCCCACGGGGAgtccccttcagcagcctgggcctgGCACAGCCACGAGGACAAGGCTGAAGGCATCGAAGGGGAG GCCCTGACAACCAGCCCCCAAGCCCCTGGCTCCCCTGAGGATTCTGAGGGTCTGCCCAGCCTGCCACCAGGAG gGAGTCAGCCTGGGCCCAGCCGGGGACTAAGCCTTATGTCCAGTCAGGGCAGTGTGGACTCTGACCACCTAG GTTAtgatggtggcagcagtggcTCAGACAGTGAGGGTCCCAATGACACCGTCGGTGAGAAGGCCCCCTTCACATTGCGGACCCCACCTGGGCCAGCACCTCCACAGCCCTCACTGTCAGGCCTCCCTGGGTCCTGCCTGCCTGACTTCTGGCTCATCGTCCGGGTACTGCAGGATCGTGTAGAAGTGTATGCACATGCACA GAGCCTGATGCGGGAGGATGGGGGGCCAGGCACTGAGTGTCGCCACCTGCAGCAGCTCCTGGTGAGGCGAGTTGGGGAGATCTGCAGGGAGGTCAACCAG CGGCTGCTCCTTCAGGACCTTCATGACAGTCACGTGTGTAACTCTCTTCTGGTGGCTGAGAGTGAAGAAGATCTATGGCGCAGTGAGACTCCCTTCCACTCCCGTCAGCGGCTACTCCTGCCCAGTGATG ATTATGCTGCTGATGAGAGCTGTGCACCGCGAGGGTACCTAGCAGCCACAATGCAGTTTGTCCCTGGTCATTTCTCCTGTGACGTTGTGTGGGGAACCGTGATTCGAGTCCATTCACGCCTCAAAATGGGGCCCAGCATGGGGGTCTCTCGGG CCATCCAGGCCCTGCGCTCGGTGCTCAATGCCTTCTCTGTGGTGAACCGGAAGAATATGTTTGTTTATCAGGAGCGAGCAACGAAGGCTGTGTACTATCTTCG GCTCCTGGAGACATCCTGCAGTGAGCGGCCATGGGAAGGCGATGCTCAGCCCCCTTCCCTAGCTCTGTCCCGAAGCCAGGAGCCCATCTACTCTGAGGAACCCTTG GGTCCTCGTTCTCCCCTGGACATGGCTTCCAGCCGTGGTTCAGATGCTGCTCGTCCTGTGGGCCAAGTGGACAGACATATCCAGCTGCTGGTGCATGGCGTAGGGCAGGCCG GTCCTGAGATCACAGATGAGCTAGTGCGGGTTCTGCGTCGGCGCCTGGATGAGGCCACGCTGGACGTCATCACAGTCATGCTTGTTCGGAACTGCAAGCTGACACCAGCTGATGTGGAG TTCATCCAGCCCCCGGGAAGTCTCCCCTCAGAGGTGCTGCATCTGGCCTTACCCGCCTCCTGCAGGCCCTGGCTTCCTGCCCTGGCCTGGTACCTGCGGCAGAACCTGCTCATCTTCCTACACTCTCCCAAGTACACAGACAGCAACAGCCAGAACCACTTCCAG CATCCACTCCCACCACACAGTGGCCTCCCCGACTTGGACATCTACTTGTATAACAAGCCTGGTGGACAGGGCACAGGGGGTAAAG GGGTTGCCTGCATCACTCTAGCCTTTGTGGACGAGGGTGGGGCTCCCATCTCACTGGCATCATGGCCCCCCCCTTCTCCGGGGCCCCCAGACCTACTGCAAGAGGAGGAATTTGAGCAGCTGACTCAGGTTACTCGCTGCCCAGTTGTGCTGGACAGTTCTTCAG CTCAGAATGGGGCCCCACGGCTTCGATTAGATGTGTGGGAAAAGGGGAACATCAGTATTGTGCAGCTGGAGGAGAAGCTCCGGGGGGCAGCTCGCCAGGCCCTGGCTGATGCCATCATGGAGCTGCAGCTGCTGCCAGCCTCGCTGTGTACAGAGGACACCTCACCAG GAAGTCTCAGAAGCGGGTCGCTGGAAACCAAGAGCCCTGCAGGCCGAGCTAGCACCTTtccccctggccctggccctggggaaCCTGTGACTCCCCCCAGCAAAGCTGGCCGGCGTAGCTTCTGGGATATGCTG AGTAAAACAGAATGTGGGGACTTGGGTTCCCCCAAAACAACTGATGACATTGTCCTGGATCGGCCAGAAGACACTCGAGGCCGGAGGCGTCACAAAACTGAAAGTGTTCGGACTCCTGGTGGAACTGAGCGGGCACCAGGCACGGATCCTGGAGCCCAGAGGCAAAG GCGCCGGACCACACAGCTAGAGGAGGGCGAGGTGGGGACACTGCAGCCTGTGTTTGCTCGTGTCACTCAGCGCTGGATGGAGTTTATGGCTCAGATTG GTTGTGCCTCAGTGTCCAGGATCTCTACCCACATGGTGTCCCGGTTCCTCCTTCCATCCATCCTGTCTGAGTTCACTACTCTGGTCACCTCAATGGCTGGAGACACCAGTGTCCGTGTCTTTGAGCAGCATTT GGGTTCAGAGCCAGAGAACTTTAGTCCTTGTTCCCTTGGACAACTGGGCCCAAGTCCCCGCCCAGCGGTTGAGCGGCATCTGCTGCTTCTGGGAAGGAATTTCTTGCAGTGGAGGAGACCAACCCAGCAGG CTGCCAAAGCCGTGCAGCGCTTCGAGCCAGGAGGCGATGGGAGTTCAGGCCGAAATGCTCCCCGGCAGAGGTTCTTGCTGCTGGAGGTCTTGGACAAGAAG CTTCAGCTGCTGACCTACAACTGGGCTCCAGACCTGGGGGCGGCATTGGGCCGAGCGCTGGTTCGCCTCGTGCAGTGGCAGAATGCGCGTGCCCATCTCATCTTCTGCCTCCTCAGTCAGAAGCTTGGACTTTTCCATCATTATGGCCAGTTGGACTTCCCAGTGCGGGATGAAAAG GAGCCAAACCCATTCCTACTGCCAACCATGGAAGCAGAGACCCTCATCCGGAGTGCAAGCCCCCCACTAAGCCGTGAGCAGGGCCGGCTGAGTGGATCGTCTCGGGGTGGGGGTCCCCATCCTCTGGACACATTCCCCTTTGATGAGGCCCTGAGGGATATCACGGCTGCACGCCCCAGCTCCTCGCTCGGCCCTGTACCAAGACCCCCCGATCCTGTCACCTATCATGGACAACAGTTCCTAGAGATCAAGATGACAGAGCGCAGAG AGCTGGAGCGCCAGATGAAGATGGAGAACTTGTTTGTAACCTGGCAGCAGCGTTCCACCCCAGCCAGTATGCCCATCAGT GCCGGGGAGCTGGAGACCCTGAAGCAGTCCTCTCGTCTGGTGCATTACTGCGCAACAGCCCTGCTCTTCGACCCGGCTGCCTGGCTGCATGGGCCCCCAGAGACCTCTGGGCCCCCTGAGGGGCAG CGGCGCCATCGCCCCGAGTCAGGGTCTGGGAGCCGTGAGGCACCGGCAAGCTGTGAATCCTCGGATGTGCCTCCGCCCAGCGCCCGTGAGGAGCCTTGGCTGAAGGAGCTGAGCTTGGCTTTCCTGCAGCAGTATGTGCAGTATCTGCAGAGCATGGGCTTCGTGCTGGTGCCATTGCGGCCCCCCTCACCCGCCCGCAG CACCAGCCGGCTGCGGGCCATGGCTATCCTTGGAACAGATGGTCGGGGCTCCTTCTCCTGTCCTAAAACCAAGACTGATGGGAGCCCCAAG agCACTGGCTCCCCAGTCACCACCTACCACCTTCAGCGGGCACTGCCTGGGGGCATCATCCTCATGGAGCTCGCTTTCCAG GGCTGTTACTTCTGTGTCAAACAGTTTGCCCTGGAATGTTCCCGAATCCCCATGGGGCAAGCTGTCAACTCTCAG CTGTCCATGCTCTTCACGGAGGAGTGTGACAGGGTGCGGGACCTGATGCACGTGCACTCATTCAGCTATGACTTCCACCTGCGCCTGGTGCACCAGCACGTGCTGGGCGCCCACCTGGTGCTGCGGCACGGCTACCACCTCACCACCTTCCTGCGACACTTCCTGGCCCACCACCCTGATGGGCCCCACTTCGGCCGCAATCACATTTACCAAG GGACACTGGAGCTCCCCACACCACTCATTGCTGCCCACCAGCTGTACAACTACGTGGCTGACCATGCCAGCTCCTACCACATGAAACCATTGAGGATGGCCCGGCCAGGGGGCCCGGAACATAATGAATATGCACTGGTGTCAGCATGGCACAG CTCTGGCTCCTACCTGGACTCTGAGGGACTTCGTCACCAGGATGATTTTGATGTCTCTCTGCTCGTCTGTCACTGTGCTGCACCTTTTGAGGAGCAAGGAGAGGCCGAGCGGCATGTTCTACG GCTGCAGTTCTTTGTGGTGCTCACTAGCCAACGAGAGCTCTTCCCCAGACTCACTGCTGACCTGCGCCGGTTCCGGAAGCCACCCAGACTGCCCCCGGAGCCAGAGACTCCTGGGAGCTCAGCTGGTAGCCATGGGGAGGCTTCAGGGGTTGTTCTGGCCCCTGGACCAGCTCCCCAATTCCCCCCACTGGCTGCAGAGGTGGGCGTGGCACGGGCACGGCTGGCTCAGCTGGTGAGGCTGGCTGGAGGGCACTGCCGTCGGGACACCCTCTGGAAGCGCCTCTTCTTGCTAGAGCCGCCAGGGCCTGACCGGCTGCGACTAGGGGGTCGCTTGGCCCTGGCCGAGCTGGAGGAGCTCCTGGAAGCAGTCCATGCCAAATCCATTGGGGACATTGACCCCCAGCTG GACTGCTTCCTGTCTATGACGGTCTCCTGGTACCAGAGCCTGATCAAGGTTCTCCTAAGCCGCTTTCCCCAGAGCTGTCGCCATTTCCAGAGCCCAGACTTGGGAACTCAGTACCTG GTTGTGCTGAATCAGAAGTTCACTGACTGTTTCGTGCTAGTGTTTCTGGATTCCCACTTGGGAAAGACG TCTCTGACAGTGGTTTTCCGAGAGCCCTTCCCGGTACAGCCCCAGGACAGCGAGAGCCCACCTGCCCAGCTGGTCTCCACCTACCACCACCTTGAGTCCGTCATCAACACAGCCTGTTTCACCCTGTGGACCCGGCTCCTCTGA